A region of Candidatus Diapherotrites archaeon DNA encodes the following proteins:
- a CDS encoding DUF4430 domain-containing protein yields the protein MRKIGFLFFVLLFVFAQAAQAKTVNVKFNFPYANASADTSASVNVADDANAFTAFVQAAQEKSVALDIAYYDFDGDGVKESAFVNSVNGLGASSDFSKYWQFGENNLPSMTGISAAVPNDNGTVSLDYLDGAGADAVEWLADSQETGGRIGANLFQHSFGMMGLGMGRDNNIALASAVPGNAKSYIIAQQQSDASFGDSLNTALAAMALISAGEDLNSFEKNGRTTIDLLKDSQQGDGGFKSGSGESDVDTTAWAVVAFAQAGESMPENGGETPADYLVSAMHSNGSFGYNSGDETESVDFTEEAIIALGAAGEGKSVAQKSIDWLAAKQDSDGCISDGFRTALGSIAFRAFNETEKADKALDCLKTKANADGSFGRQSNSSNAIDTALAAIALDKKTFPLSVQAPSGGRNEGTVGLNSTVKFIVSIKNVGRVDAKNVSVSLDGIPASWIISGTSTTFFDSIKKGETKNAEIFAKIQGLGSYSVKAVISSDTITDSIETADSAQLLSEEASLEATVGFE from the coding sequence ATGAGAAAAATCGGCTTTTTGTTCTTTGTTCTGCTTTTCGTGTTCGCGCAAGCGGCGCAGGCGAAAACCGTGAACGTGAAATTCAACTTTCCGTACGCAAACGCTTCGGCCGACACGAGCGCAAGCGTGAACGTTGCGGATGACGCGAATGCATTCACGGCGTTCGTGCAGGCGGCACAGGAAAAAAGCGTTGCACTCGACATCGCATACTACGATTTCGACGGCGATGGGGTGAAGGAATCGGCGTTCGTCAATTCAGTCAACGGCCTGGGCGCTTCAAGCGATTTTTCGAAATACTGGCAGTTCGGCGAAAACAACCTGCCTTCAATGACAGGCATAAGCGCCGCAGTTCCGAACGACAACGGCACAGTTTCACTCGATTACTTGGATGGTGCGGGCGCTGACGCAGTTGAATGGCTTGCGGATTCGCAGGAAACAGGCGGCAGGATTGGCGCGAATTTGTTCCAGCACTCGTTCGGAATGATGGGCCTCGGCATGGGCCGGGACAACAACATTGCGCTCGCTTCAGCAGTTCCGGGAAATGCGAAAAGCTACATCATAGCACAGCAGCAAAGCGACGCAAGCTTCGGGGATTCTTTGAACACCGCGCTTGCGGCGATGGCGCTCATTTCGGCCGGCGAGGACCTGAACTCATTCGAAAAAAACGGCAGGACGACGATTGATTTGCTGAAGGATTCACAGCAGGGCGACGGCGGTTTCAAGAGCGGAAGCGGTGAAAGCGACGTCGACACCACAGCCTGGGCGGTTGTTGCGTTTGCGCAGGCCGGAGAAAGCATGCCTGAAAATGGCGGTGAAACTCCCGCCGATTACCTTGTTTCCGCAATGCATTCCAACGGCAGTTTCGGCTACAACTCAGGGGATGAAACGGAAAGCGTTGATTTCACGGAAGAAGCGATAATAGCGTTGGGTGCCGCCGGCGAAGGAAAAAGCGTTGCGCAGAAAAGCATCGACTGGCTCGCGGCAAAGCAGGACTCCGACGGGTGCATAAGCGACGGTTTCAGGACCGCGCTCGGCAGCATTGCATTCAGGGCATTCAATGAAACGGAAAAAGCCGACAAGGCACTGGACTGCCTGAAAACAAAGGCGAACGCCGACGGCAGTTTCGGCAGGCAAAGCAATTCGTCAAATGCCATTGACACGGCTTTGGCGGCAATCGCATTGGACAAAAAAACTTTTCCTTTGAGCGTGCAGGCTCCAAGCGGCGGCAGGAACGAAGGGACCGTCGGCCTGAACTCGACAGTCAAATTCATCGTGTCAATAAAGAACGTCGGCAGGGTTGACGCGAAAAACGTGAGCGTTTCGCTGGACGGGATTCCGGCAAGCTGGATCATCAGCGGCACTTCGACAACGTTTTTCGACTCGATAAAGAAAGGCGAAACCAAGAATGCGGAAATCTTCGCGAAAATCCAGGGCCTTGGCAGCTATTCCGTCAAGGCAGTGATTTCCAGCGACACCATAACGGACAGCATTGAAACCGCGGACTCCGCGCAACTGCTGTCGGAAGAGGCAAGCCTTGAGGCCACAGTGGGGTTTGAATGA